GCCATCAAACATCGAAATTTTCACTAGACTAGTTCTGGAAGAGAAACGCTATGCACTCCGTCTCGTAAACTGTATGCTGAAGCGACAGCTTGGCCTCATGTCATCCAACGAGTAACAAGAGCCGCCAGCGTGTTTCAGACAAAGAAAGAGGGCTTGCCCAGTGTGCGCTACTATTCCTTTCGAACTCCCTCTTCTGGTTCTCTGATCTGGTTGGCTTGGCGGGACCCATAGCTTTGCCAGCACTGCACGGAGTTAGTGAGATGAGTATAGAGTTTCCTTCTCCTTGCATCATAATCATCACATCGTCATCAACAATATCTGGTTGAAGCCTACGTGTCGCGAGTATCCGCTGCTTCAAAAGAAATTCGTTGCTCCCTATCGCATCGCTGTCAGGTGGGCGTATCTCAAATGACAAAGCGGACTGCAGCATTCAATATGGTGATTCTGTGCGCCTCCTTGTTCCAAAAAGGAGTTAACTTTGCGACACTGTTGAGTGCAGCTTCTATGTCTCGTTGTCTTATTCCGTCATAGTGCTATAGTCGATTTTCGGGTATACAAGATGAATGTGTTACACATTTAATGGATGCTAATTGGTAAAACAACGATGCACAAATTTCTTCTTTACTAAGAGTTAGGGGGAGAGGATAGGAAACGTTTCTAGCATTCAATTTACGTGGCACTCTGTTGAGCTCTCTGTAATCTTGCCGTAGTAATGTGTGCCTGTGTAGAGAGAATAGAGAAGCGGGCACATAGGGCAGCATGTAAAACAAGAGACTGGCACTAACTTCTTGCTATTTCATCAATCGTCAAAGCCTGCTGTCTCATATCAAAGTATTAGTCCCTGCGGTGGATCTTATTTTGATAACGCTTCCTAGGAAACTCCTAGGAAACTTCGAAACTACCAACATGCCTGCAATGCAGTTTTCAAGCCACCGCGGCCGCCAGCATATGCCTGTTACCCTTTACCTCACCCTCCGCGGTGACGCGCTGTCTCCCAGAATTTAGCTCGGCAGTCTTGCCCGGCATGTGTCAGTGTTTGAGTACCTCGTATTTTCCAAGTAGAGCCGTCTGCGTCACGCCACGGTGAACAGCGTAGTGCTGAAAGCGGGCACCACGAACCATTGACGCACTGGTGTGCCAGATAATCCCCAACTCCacccttcacccccccccccccccccccccaatccgtCCCCAACTGTCtcttgcggcacgttgcaaacggagcaaagtgtggcgcgactgcctcgttcACAGGAGCCCTATTTCATGGCGCTTACCGTTACCATGAGGTTGCACTACACAGTGCTTATATTCGCCTTCGTACACCATTCCCGCTCCCGGCGCATATAGCGCTGACGTCTCACTGCTCTCGCGCGAGTCTCAGCGCTCGCTGGCCCGAGTCGTCCGCGTTTACATGCGCGCTGCAAACGTATCGGGCTGGCTCAGCCGGACTCGACATTCGTTCAGCCCGACCGGCTTGCGTTCACATGAACTCGACAGGCCGATTTCagcccgacaagccgactcgacccgCTTCTGTTGGGTTCATGTATAAACGCCCTGATTGCCATAGAAAGCTCAGCGGCCAAGAAACACTACTGACACAACGCTAGACGTGCGCAGACGGGGGCGAAACGcattttatatatatgtatacctcGGACACGGATCCCACCACCATGTTCCTGAACAGCGCCGCCTGGTAGATGCCTTCCGAAGTCGTATGCCCGATAAGCACCTGCTTGTCCTTGAGCGCGGCGACGTGCGACAAGACGCTCGGCCTGACCGGCATCAAGTCGGTGCCGTGCGTAGGGAAGAAGAGGCTCGCGAAGTGCTCCCGCGACGGCGACGACGCTTCGAGCAGCGCGGTCACATTCACGGATCGCAGGCACGCGCTTGCCGATACCGCGTCGTCCGCCGGGTCAGCGCAGCCCAGTTCTCGGGATAGAGCCGCTGTCTTGTCGGTCGACTCGGCCCTGCTGTCGATTTGCCTGCGAAAGGAATATTTTTTTAACTCTGAATGAGAATTGGCATGGCTGCTAGGAGATTTGGTATACAACGCACGTATGAATAGCAAGAACACAAAACGAACGTTGACAGCTCACCTGATGAATTTAGTCGGAAAGAGCAGTATAAATAGCGAATCGCCACTAAAGCAATAAAATCTCAGAAGTCATATTAAGGCTTGATCAGAAACGCAAACGCAAAACAAATCCTCATACTAATCGAAAGATGAGAGATGTTTCTAATTTTTCTTAGATTAACATACCACACTCATTACGAGTTCCTCTGACTTTGgtacttgttttgttttcgtGATGACTTGCCTACACATGGTGTTCTTTTCGAAAATAATcctttagctgaaggccagcactCGTTTTGCGTTCTTGTCTTCAAAGTGTCTGCATTTCTTACGCTGCACACACTGATTTTCTTTCAACTGCCGAACGCCAGTGTTTATTGATAACGGTGATTTGATGCCTCCAGAAGGCGCGAACATCAAGTTTAGTTCGCTGCACCAAGGCATCCTTGCGCTGGATGTGGTGTAGCATGAAATCAAAATTTTCGCCTGAAGTAATTTTCACAGGACATGAATCCTGCATTTCGCACGAACTAGCGCCTGTACAAAATGGCGTTTGCGACGTGTTTCCCGAACGCCTCCCTGAGTGCTTCCATAGTAGCTTGGCGAAATGCAGTCGGTAGAAGCTGGTTTCTTCACATTTAAAGGTATCGTTGGGTGAAGCCCACTTCGCTCGAGTTTCGAATTGACGATAGCCTTTATATTTGGATGGAAACTGTACAGACTTCCGCATGCGTATCCGtctctcttctcttgtgtccttTTGTATTAATGCTACTTTCTTCACAATGAATCCACGTCATCTGGCTCGGCAATCAACGATTCGGCTCTATGGCTAATTCGGAGCGCAAACTCCTGGGACACAAGCTAAGGCACGAGAAAGACGGGACACAGCGTTAAGACAGGAAAAATTAAGAGCCCCTTGAACTAGAAATTAAATTGGTCAAAAGCGAAAagtgggcgagttggtatggaaGCGTGGCTAATTCGGGAGCGCAAACTACTGGAACGCAAGCTAAGGCACGAGAAAGACAGGAGAGAGCGCGATCCGTGAATGAGACTCCTCTGATCGAAGCGTCCTCGCCATCGAGGGAACACTTCACGAGTCTTTCTTGTGTCTTAGTTTGTGTCCGAGTAGTTTGTGCTCCGAATTAGCCATGCTTCCAAACAACTCGCCCATTTTCGCATTAGGCGCCAATTGGTCGTGTACAGAACTCCTaccatatttattttttttacagcggagctgttttaggctacgttccaggagatcgcgtccggcaacggaagtagatagatagaccggaagtagatcaacaatttcagaTGCGTCGCGCTACCTTGTGACGTCGTATTTTCGAAAACGTCGCGATGGCGGCGTTTtaaaacttcgggatcgtaaaacaatttcacacgcttcgcgccaccttgtggcgtcgtatttTCGAAAACGTCgagatggcggcgtttttaaacttcgggatcgtaaagcGCTTCTGCACCACACCGCGCTTTTCGCAGAAACTTATGtctgcttcttcattacgtgacgtagctcacccTGGCGGCCACTTGAGCGCGTCAGCGCTAGTACGCGCGCTGCGATTGGCGTATCCGTCTTTAtataaaacaacaacaactacgTAGTCTCTCCTTTATCGTGTGTTGGTTCTTTGTCTGTGCGTTAGCGcacatggcggcggcggcggaaggagaccaccgatgATGAGCGGgctgcggacgccaagcgtataagcgtgctgcccgccaggaccgcgaggcggggAGAAGTGCGAACCGTCCATGCGGCCCCGATCCCGCTAACTTAGAACGTTTCATCGGAGCAagggtcaatcaccacatacacagcttcgctggtcatccaccttcacagagtggaatggcactgattttttttttttttttggcaaactACGCCCAGCCGGTAGCCAGAGGTTTTTTGCACAGACACACCTGCTGTACGGACTGTCGCTCATGACGATGAATCGCTTCACGTAGCGCGTCCAGCCGGCGTTTGGGTTCAGCATGTGCAGCCCTACGGACGCAGCTCCCGACCTGTGACCCGCCACGACTATTTCGGAGTGGTTCCCGCCGAAGTAGGCGATGTTTTTGTGCACCCACTCCATAGCCGCCAGTTGGTCGTACAGGCCCATGTTTCCCGAGTCCTGCGTCGCGCGCAATTGGTACCTTTTCTGTCTCAACCGAAATACTTTTTAAATGGAGATATGTGCTGTACTTTGATAGACTGCATTTTTTAAAAGTGAATATTGATCAGTCGTACCGTGAGCGGACAGTTAGCACGCTAGAAAGGGCACCTAAAATATAAACGCGGTTTGCGTTGCCACCCTAAGTTCCGGTATAGTAGATTTTCATGGTGTTTTTCATTAGAGATTTGGCACCATCTTAGGGATACAAGACATCGTTTATTATTATAAGGAAATGATTGAATCTGTTCCGTAAACAAATGAACGTTCTACCTAGGCGATCTTGTTGACCATTTTCGCACAAAGTCTTTAGATACCCGAGTCCTCAATACGGGGCTGCAtgggcgctgcgagcgcgcgcgcacgcatgcacgcgggtgtgtgtgtgtgtgtgtgtgtgtgtgtgtgtgtgtgtgtgtgtgtgtgtgtgtgtgtgtgtgtgtgtgtgtgtgtgtgtgtgtgtgtgtgtgtgtgtgtgtttatttggaTTAGTTTGTGTATGTGTTTTTATTTGCGTGTGCGTGTTTGTTCGTTTGCttgtttgtgtgtgcatgtttcttttgtttgtttattagtgcgcgcgtgcgtgcgtgcgtgcgtgcgtgcgtgcgtgtttagTCTACATAGACCTCTGCGCAGAATCGACTCGCCTTTAAGCGTTGCAATGGAGCTGAAATCAAGGGCATTGATATCTTCTGGTAAATTACAATGTGTAGAAGCTATTAATATATGCGCACTCTAATATAGTCACAGTGCCGCCACAAGGGCTCACGCCAAATCGACTCCCCCCAGTCGTAATTATAAGGGCCACATTTTCTTTACCTTTGCGGTGGAGGCGCACAGGAATCCGAGTGCCCCTAGCCGGTAGGCGAAGGTGACCACAACGATGTCTCCTAGCGCAGCGAGAATGCTTCCGTCTCCGGTGACGTCACCAGCGTCTCCCTGCTGGAACAGGTTGCCCGTAATGAACACCAGGACGGTCTTGTTGCCACCGCATGAAGTCGCGGGCCCGCAGCCGGTCGGTATCCAGATGTTGACGCGCAGGCAGTCCTCGTCCGCGATCCAGCCGGTGCTCAGTCCTATTTTGCCGAGACGCGGCTGAGGACACGCCGTGTAACGTTGGTAGCTCGCATCTATGATGGTCTGGAAGAAAAGAAGTTCGTGTTAATATACAGTCAGTGGTGATCGCCACAGGGTTCACATTTTGTTCGAACTTCTCTACCGAAACATTGTTGTTGACTGTGGTGATGGCGGAGCAAGATGACGTAAGAAGCAGTAACTGTTTATATAGCAAGTATAGAAGCGCTGTGCACGAGTAGACAATGTGTACATGGTCTTGCTTCCGTATATATTTTACTTTGGCTCCGACATGGTGTAcaggaaatattttttttcacacaCTCCGTGCATCGAATAGATGAGTATCTGTAAATAGAACAGATAAAAGCAGCAGCTTGAGGCATATCATTCTGGCCGACCTTCCCACTTAGCTCTGACAACAAgtgcctacgagcagaaaagagaagtactgcattatgacactaacgcgcaccgacagtgaacgcttcggtggtctcaccactacgacgcctcgatgccagcattcgaagggacgctggcatcaagaagcactaccaacgccacttaggtggcgttgctaggtggcgttggtagtggcgttcaccgtactcagcacagcggagcgtggcctccgcaattagctctgaaaatgtttctgaagttgatcgcggaggctgcaattacgacgcgctgtacgcgctgatttgactcggtgacgattcagttacgtgctttgtcttgcgcgttgtattagtgtgtcagttacgtgcttcgtctttcgcgttgtgctagcgtgtgcagcgtagtgcagcttccatatgcacgacggttgctcatggtcatcgacgttggtagtcgtgatggaggagacgtgccaccaggcgtcagcgtgggtgcatcaacgcctaagggcgctttagccacaaattttctctctttctctctctcacaagGAGTGTCAAATGTGGGACAAGCTGTAACTTCCGTTGAAGGAGTTACCAGTACTCAGACTGTACGACACC
This Dermacentor silvarum isolate Dsil-2018 chromosome 6, BIME_Dsil_1.4, whole genome shotgun sequence DNA region includes the following protein-coding sequences:
- the LOC119456011 gene encoding cholinesterase, with the translated sequence MANYKYVEVRGPFGVVRGIAVQVEGRLVHAFSGIPYAAAPVGPLRFARPVPLQHETIIDASYQRYTACPQPRLGKIGLSTGWIADEDCLRVNIWIPTGCGPATSCGGNKTVLVFITGNLFQQGDAGDVTGDGSILAALGDIVVVTFAYRLGALGFLCASTAKDSGNMGLYDQLAAMEWVHKNIAYFGGNHSEIVVAGHRSGAASVGLHMLNPNAGWTRYVKRFIVMSDSPYSRQIDSRAESTDKTAALSRELGCADPADDAVSASACLRSVNVTALLEASSPSREHFASLFFPTHGTDLMPVRPSVLSHVAALKDKQVLIGHTTSEGIYQAALFRNMVVGSVSECWQSYGSRQANQIREPEEGVRKE